In Chloroflexota bacterium, one genomic interval encodes:
- a CDS encoding DEAD/DEAH box helicase, translated as MLDNLIKMWKTENAIRENIVGWFVEEAHSSETLEFPAGLNADLKQTLFDTGISSLYSHQMEAWQSIKAGAHTVLVTGTASGKSLAYNLPILDNLLDDEQATALYLFPTKALTGDQFTGLSAIIPSQVGDNGVSGPRLPLAVYDGDTPSGHRSQIRGSARLLLSNPDMVHLGILPYHTSWERFFRGLRYVVIDEMHTYRGVFGSHFANVIRRLKRIANHYGAKPIFV; from the coding sequence ATGTTGGATAACCTGATCAAAATGTGGAAAACAGAGAATGCCATCCGGGAGAATATTGTCGGCTGGTTTGTAGAGGAAGCACATTCCTCAGAAACGCTTGAGTTTCCAGCTGGCCTGAATGCGGATTTAAAACAAACACTATTCGATACAGGGATCAGTTCCCTATATTCCCACCAAATGGAAGCATGGCAGTCGATTAAAGCCGGCGCCCATACTGTACTTGTCACGGGAACTGCTTCTGGAAAATCATTGGCGTACAATCTCCCCATTCTGGATAACCTGTTAGATGATGAACAGGCAACCGCGTTGTATTTATTTCCTACAAAAGCCCTAACCGGTGACCAATTTACCGGATTATCGGCAATCATTCCAAGCCAGGTTGGTGATAACGGCGTATCTGGTCCTCGTTTGCCATTGGCCGTCTATGATGGAGATACACCTTCGGGACATCGATCGCAGATACGAGGCAGCGCTCGATTGCTCCTAAGCAACCCGGATATGGTGCATTTGGGAATCCTACCTTACCATACCTCGTGGGAGCGTTTTTTTCGCGGTTTGCGATATGTCGTTATTGATGAAATGCATACCTATCGCGGTGTGTTTGGTTCGCATTTTGCCAATGTCATCAGGCGTTTGAAGCGCATCGCAAACCATTATGGAGCAAAACCCATTTTTGTG